The region CAACAGCTTGAACATCACCACGGGATCGAGCGCCGGCCGCCCGTTGTCCGCGCAATACAGATGCGCCACCTTCGCGCGGATGAACTCGAAATCCACCGCCGCATCGATCTGGCGCAGCAGGTGGTCCTTCGGCACGAGTTCCTCGAGCGTCACCATCTCGAGTTCGTGCTGCGTGGGCATGGGCGTCTTCAGCATCACGCCATTAAAAAACAAAAATCCCCCACTTGGCGAGGGTTTGTCAGCAATCTGGGGACGGCGTCCCGCCGTCCCCTTTCAAGGTCCGATGCCTTCGCGCACAGTCGCCGCGCGAAGGCCGGTCGGCGCCGCGGCGCTTCGTCCGCCGACGAGACGAAGCGCCATCGCCGCTTACAGCGAGTAGTACATCTCGAACTCGATCGGGTGCGTCGTCATGCGGAACTTCGCGAGCTCCTGCTCCTTCAGGCCCAGGTACGCGTCGATCATCGCGTCCGTGAACACGCCGCCGCGCGTCAGGAACTCGCGGTCCTTGTCGAGCGCTTCGAGCGCCTGGTCGAGGCCGGCGCACACGGTCGGGATCTTCGCATCCTCTTCCGGCGGCAGGTCGTACAGGTTCTTGTCCGCGGCCTCGCCCGGATGGATCTTGTTCTGGATGCCGTCGAGACCCGCCATCATCAGCGCCGAGAAGCACAGGTACGGGTTCGCCATCGGGTCCGGGAAGCGCGTTTCGATGCGGCGGCCCTTCGGGTTCGACACGTGCGGAATGCGGATCGACGCCGAGCGGTTGCGCGCCGAGTAGGCGAGCTTCACGGGCGCTTCGAAGTGCGGCACGAGACGCTTGTACGAGTTCGTCGTCGGGTTCGTGATCGCGTTCAGCGCGCGCGCGTGCTTGATGATGCCGCCGATGTAGAAGAGCGCCGTCTCCGACAGGCCCGCGTAGCCGTTGCCCGCGAACAGGTTCTGGCCGTCCTTCCAGATCGACTGGTGCACGTGCATGCCCGAGCCGTTGTCGCCGACGACGGGCTTCGGCATGAACGTCGCCGTCTTGCCGTACGAGTGCGCGACGTTATGGATGATGTACTTCGCCCATTGCGTCCAGTCCGCGCGCTCGACGAGCGTCGAGAACTT is a window of Burkholderia mallei ATCC 23344 DNA encoding:
- the glnA gene encoding type I glutamate--ammonia ligase, whose amino-acid sequence is MSKTVADVMQLAKDEDVKFVDFRFTDTRGKEQHVSVPVSAFGEDKFESGHAFDGSSIAGWKGIEASDMLLMPDPNAAFIDPFYEESTLVLTCDVVEPADGKGYERDPRSLAKRAEAYLKSTGIGDTAYFGPEPEFFIFDSVQWNTDMSGCFVKINSEEAPWSSAKEFEGGNTGHRPGVKGGYFPVAPVDQFQDMRSEMCLLLEQIGIPVEVHHHEVAGQGQNEIGTKFSTLVERADWTQWAKYIIHNVAHSYGKTATFMPKPVVGDNGSGMHVHQSIWKDGQNLFAGNGYAGLSETALFYIGGIIKHARALNAITNPTTNSYKRLVPHFEAPVKLAYSARNRSASIRIPHVSNPKGRRIETRFPDPMANPYLCFSALMMAGLDGIQNKIHPGEAADKNLYDLPPEEDAKIPTVCAGLDQALEALDKDREFLTRGGVFTDAMIDAYLGLKEQELAKFRMTTHPIEFEMYYSL